The Lolium rigidum isolate FL_2022 chromosome 2, APGP_CSIRO_Lrig_0.1, whole genome shotgun sequence genomic interval TTGCATCGTACGAAGTGCAAGGCTAATTATTAGGGTGTGACCAGTTCTTAGTAGACACATAACTAACTGAATCAAATTAGCTCAACGATATAAATTAAGATAATATTGAGATCTTTGCATAGCCTTCCTGCTCGTATAATGGGTCGTATCGTTTCACATAGACACGCGCACACAcaaagggagggagagagagtaggGGGTACGTTTGTTGCTCTACCTCGATTGCCACCACTGAAAACATGCAAACTAGTGGTAATGGCACCCCACCACACATGCACACTGCAACATGCTCATAGTCAAAACCTTCGCCATCCATTTCAGCCTTCATAGCAATCATCCGAGAGCCAACATCAACATCAGTATCATACTCCCATATTTGTCCTTGATATTGAAGATCCATTTTGTGGAGACGGGTTTTAGAATAACACCGCCATTTCTCGGCAATAGAATTAACACGAGTTGTTGTGATAATTCTACTACCTAGATTGTTCTCTGGAAGAGATTTGTTGATGATTTCCCATTCTCCCCAATCCCATATATCATCAATTATGACTAGGTACCTACCAAGTTGAAAACATAAAGCTGTTAATAGTTTTGTTAATTGGTTACAGACAAGTATCCAAGTTTGCGACACCCGTACGAGGATGTAAATTCTTTAAAATTCACATTTTACACCATAGTGTTGTTGAATCAAATGATTACATTGAAAAGGGTGACCCCGCTGGTCTTACAGTAGCGCACATGCAATGAATTTTTTAAGGTTTTTCTCTAGGATTAGCGAACCCTTTTGTTGTTTCGCCACTTGTCATGGGCTTTCTGGGATATTACTTGAGATACTGccgcaagggggggggggggcttataCTAATAGAACATAGAGGGGCAGGGATTGCCGAACGGCTTGAATAAGAGTTATTTTTTCTccttttgctagttccattctaaCTCGCTTCTTCTCACTTTCTCTATTCAAAACTGAAAATAGGGTGTGCCTACTGTTTATCTAGTTTTCTGTCAAAATATGtaatccctccgtccacaaaaggATGTCTTATCTTTGTCAAAATATGCATGTATCTGAACATGTTTTAATGTGTAGATAAatgcaaatttagataaagttcAGATATctttttatggacggaggagTAAATTTTGATAGTCCTATCAAAACTACAAACAGTTTGACCGCCAATCCTATATTTGAAAGCATCTTTTCTCAAACCTAAAATTGAATACTCCGATCCTTTATAATGCACAGATAAAAAAAGAATCAAGCTGAAGCAATGGCATTGCGTACCTTCTGTCTCTGAGGAAATAAGATATTTTGTTGATAAGGTGATCTTGTTCTGTAGCTGCTTCGGTATCAGGAAACGGCGCCGAATTTTCATCTGCTACTTCTTCGAGAATTCTTGCGAGAACCTCCGTGATGTTACCACCTGGTGTGACTGACACAAAACCCCGGGCCTGGAACCTATTTCCAATCGCCTGATATATTAAGTCGGCTAGAGTCGTTTTGCCCATACCAGCCGTTCCAAGAATGGATGCCATTTTGAGCTTTGGCTCCACCAATATGCTATCCTCTGTTCCTACCAGGACTCGGATGAGCACATCCATCTGTCTGTCCATGGGCACAAGCTCTGATGCCTCCTTGCGGACAAAGGGGCGAGCTCGAGGTGTCGGCCTGCTGGGGCTAGAGGAgatcttcttcttccacatgccgCTGCACCTCTCCGACACAGCAGTCACTCTTTTCTTGAAATCTTGTAAAGGACTTGCCTTGCCCTTCGTCTGTACAAAGGGCTTGCTGCTGCGGCTGCGCTCCATACTGACGATGAAGTCGTCAATAGCGTCCTCCATGTCGTCGGCAAGATCCAAAGCCTCCATCTTCAACTCCTTGGATGCCGCATCAAGAAGCTCACTCTCACATATCGTCCAAAGGAGAGAGTGCACGGACTTGAGCTTGGATTTGATGAACTTGATGTCCCTCCGAGTCCGCCATCGAAGCTTGTATTCCCTGCCCAGAAGAGCAGCCAGCTTAGCTATGACGGGCCCCAAGGCCCCCGTGGCTGCGGTCACGAGAGATTTCTCCATGTCGTCCCAGGCTCGCAGCTAGGCCAGGCAGGCCGTACTTGCGGCCGGGCTAGCTACCTGGTCTTCCTCTCGGCTTGCTCCTGCCGCTGGTTCCCAGCGCGCGCTCTTTCTCTCTAGGTGTGGACAATCATTACAGGAACAGCAAAGGATTGAGTCTGCTTATCGGTGCATCATTTGAGCTGGAAGATTACGCCCAAATCTCAATATTAATTATcttaatttatattgttgggaGTTGACCTAGTAGAAACTAAGAAGTAGAATTGGCCTCTCGTGATAAAGTTAAGTATTTTCAGGCTCGCAAATTAAGCAATTTGACCTTGGATATCAAAGCTTATTTAATTCTTCAGGATCAAGAAATTTAAGCatgagagcaagtttaatagtatagccagTTTCATGCTATATGCTACgtgccatgtcatttgtagctaacatagagccaacatgtataatagtgagttATAATCATATACTACTTTATCAATGAAtggtccacatttcactct includes:
- the LOC124691088 gene encoding disease resistance protein Pik-1-like, producing the protein MEKSLVTAATGALGPVIAKLAALLGREYKLRWRTRRDIKFIKSKLKSVHSLLWTICESELLDAASKELKMEALDLADDMEDAIDDFIVSMERSRSSKPFVQTKGKASPLQDFKKRVTAVSERCSGMWKKKISSSPSRPTPRARPFVRKEASELVPMDRQMDVLIRVLVGTEDSILVEPKLKMASILGTAGMGKTTLADLIYQAIGNRFQARGFVSVTPGGNITEVLARILEEVADENSAPFPDTEAATEQDHLINKISYFLRDRRYLVIIDDIWDWGEWEIINKSLPENNLGSRIITTTRVNSIAEKWRCYSKTRLHKMDLQYQGQIWEYDTDVDVGSRMIAMKAEMDGEGFDYEHVAVCMCGGVPLPLVCMFSVVAIESPQTFV